The sequence below is a genomic window from Candidatus Bathyarchaeota archaeon.
TTTAAGTGCGATGAAGAAAACAGCACAGCTGCGGCTTCTCTAAGAGAAGAAGAAAAAATAGCATTTTTTGGCGGCAGAAGCGTTTTTTCTTCTTTCAATTCAACTTTGGGGCAGGAAGAAAAAGAAGACAACAGTGGCGGCTGGAGCTTGTCTTCTTCTTCCCAAAGCAGCAATTTGACTGTGCAGGAAAACCGTGACCTGCGTGACTCCCGTGACCCAGACGCCCAACTAAAGCCTCTTTTCGTGTACTGGCAGGATACTTCAGGCGATTGCTCTTCATGCACCAAGAAAGCTGAGTACAAAGTGGTGACGCCTCAGGGAGATGTTCTAAGCAAATGCACGCCTTGTTTTGATGCGCTCAAGCGTACGTTTGCGGGGGCAGAATGGAGGGAACACCATGACTAACCAAAACTTAGGCGCACTGCAGGTTCAGGTCTTTTGGCGTTCATGGTTTGAAGCCGGCACCTATGGACGAGAAGTCTTCAAAGGTGACCGTGTATTCCTAACCTCTTCCGTAGCTTTCGAAGAATACCTCGCTTGGTGCATGAGGAACCGTGCTCCTGCTTGGATGAGCGTTCAACCCTTCAACGGGCGTAATATGGTTTCTTGTGTTGAGAAGCTGTTCTTTGATTTTGACAGCGCAGACCTAAGTCTCGCTTGGAAAGAAGCGAACACGCTTGCTACGGTGCTACAAGAGAGTTACGGCGTTAAACCGCTTGTATGCTTCAGCGGCTCGAAAGGCTACCACATCTACGTTTGGCTTCAAAAAACAGAACACTTTGATTCAGTCCAAACCGCAAAAGTGTTCTACAAGACAGCGCAGGAACTGCTCCTGAAAGGGCTCTCATTTCAAACCTTGGATCGCCAGGTTCTAGGTGACATAAAGCGGCTAGCAAGGGTACCTTACTCGATTCACGAAAAAAGCCTCAAACCCTGCGCACCCGTGAATGCAGACCGGGAAAGTCTAATCCTGAACAGCATAACACTCTTCAAAGAGCAGGGCTTAGCAGAAAATTTTTGCGGACTCTGCCAAAGCAAAATTCAACAGCAAACCCGACGGCCCGCATACCGCTACAACTCGACAAGGCATGAGCAAATAAGACCCTGTGTTGACGCGGCATTGTGTGCTGATTTATCAGGCGTTGCTGGGCATGCGATGCGGATCGCGATAGCCACTGAATTCCTAAACAAGGGCTTTTCTGCAGGGCAAACCGCCGAACTCTTCAAGTATCAAACTGATTATGACTTTGAGAAAAGTCTCTACTACATCAGAGATCTGCTGGCTCGGAACTATCGACCCTATAAATGTGCAACTATTCGCAAACTCGGTTTTTGCCTAAAGAGCTGCTCACGGAGGAATGGCAAAATTGGCTGAGAAAAAAGCGGTACCTGCGTGTCTCGTTGAATTGATTCGTCGGATTGCCCGAGAAGAAGCATGGCAGATCATGGATGAACATCTCGACGATTACGAGCACAAGGAAAAGCCATCGGAGGATGTCTGCGTGTGATGGCTGAGGTTGACAGTGCACAAAAAGGAGAGACTGTTGAGCGGCTTGTCTATGCATTTGACCAATACATAGCTGTTAGGTGGAATCGAGAGGACAAAGTCCAGGCATCCAACGAAAAGGAGACCTCTTAAATTATGGTGGAGGTTGAGGTTCAGGGAAAAGCATCTGCCTCTCCAAGCATATTTGGCAGTAGGATTGATAGCGATACATGCCATCGCGGTATCGATGTCGACGCTGAGATGCTTCCAAATGAACCTTAACAAGACGTTACCACGACCATACCACAGAATAGCCATGATCTACGCAGTAAAACGGCTCAATGCCCTGAGTGCGGCAGCATCAAGGTGTTCCGAAACGGTGCTACACACAGTAAATTTGACGTGAAAATTCAACGCTATGTCTGCCGGTCATGTGGCCGCCGCTTCTCCGATCCAGAGGACCTAAAACGAGCTAAACAAGTTGCAGATAGCTATCTGCCGTCGACGTTGAATTTAAAAATGAAGGGCACTAATATCGAGAATGGCCAAGTATGCGTCTTAAACAAAGAGGCGAAAAACTTGACACACGAAACGTCTGAACAAATCAGCGTTTCGCGGAGAGAAGCACTAAAGGAAACTGGAACTGAACACGTCGTTAAGGCTGACATAGACTTGGTGATTGCAGACTACAAGCAGTACATGCAGAAAGAGCACATCGTAAACGACTTAACCCTCAGCAAATACATATTCCGACTAAAAGCGCTAGCCCACAAATTCAACGTTGACCTCTTTAACCCAGACGATTTCAAACGCAAACTAGCCTTCGACCCAGAAATGAGCAAATGGACTAACTGTAACAAGAACAGCGTCTGCAAAGCCTACACTAGCTTTGTCAAAAAATACCTTCACATGGAAGACGTCAAGATACCTCACTTTGAATATAAAACGCCTGAATACAACGTTCCACAAACCCAACACATGGAAATGCTCTACGCTGCACTTAGCTTTCAAATGCAGGTCTTCTGCTTTGTGCTAATGGCAACCGCCGCCCGCCCAATTGAAGCTCTGAGAATCGAGTGGAAAGACATTGACTTTGCCAGAAAAACAATCGCTATTAACAAGCCAGCTAAACATGGACGAACAAGGACTATCCAACTAAAAGGCCGTTTTGTTAAAGTCATCGATATGCTAGCAGAATGGAAAAACCGCCAATGCAACATCGCTACCTGCCGAAACCGAACGCAAAGAAACCTAAACCTTGTCTTTACATACAGCAGTGTAGATACAGCTGGGCAGAACTTCAGACGCGCAAGAGAAAGAGCCGCTAAACGCTTAGGCATACCAGAACTCAACAAAATCACCTTCTACAGTAACAGACATTGGCGAGCGGTCCTCGAACGGTATCTTAAAGGCAACTCGGATGCCGTCGCAAACCTACTAGGCGAAAACTCTGACAAATACGTTAAGGTCTACGCTCCCATCTCTGAGCGTCTTTATGGCAGCGACAAAGAATGGGAACCCATCGAAATCTGTGAAACCGACCCCGACTACAGCGAAAAAATATGTCGCTATGGCGCCGAAGGCTATCAGGAGTATAACTACAACCGAACCACAGGCAGGCACTATTTACGCAGAGAAAAGAACGTGTGGTAATGCAAGAAAGAATGGATTCTAGCTGTTTCAGGCAAATAATCCATATTAGA
It includes:
- a CDS encoding tyrosine-type recombinase/integrase, with the protein product MTHETSEQISVSRREALKETGTEHVVKADIDLVIADYKQYMQKEHIVNDLTLSKYIFRLKALAHKFNVDLFNPDDFKRKLAFDPEMSKWTNCNKNSVCKAYTSFVKKYLHMEDVKIPHFEYKTPEYNVPQTQHMEMLYAALSFQMQVFCFVLMATAARPIEALRIEWKDIDFARKTIAINKPAKHGRTRTIQLKGRFVKVIDMLAEWKNRQCNIATCRNRTQRNLNLVFTYSSVDTAGQNFRRARERAAKRLGIPELNKITFYSNRHWRAVLERYLKGNSDAVANLLGENSDKYVKVYAPISERLYGSDKEWEPIEICETDPDYSEKICRYGAEGYQEYNYNRTTGRHYLRREKNVW